The genomic interval gaatgacatatgaataactTAATACATCTAGATGGTGTtatattatagaattgtatgttacatcattaaaaatatatcaattctgcattttttagttcaaaatatGAGAAACATATCAAAACTGTCGATTTTTAAATAGAAGAACCATTTCGTTGAACTGATAACCGCAATTAAaccattataaacaaaaataaaaatgaagtctaTGAAGTAAGTACCTATATTGGGGGGACTCTAGGTCAGCTAAAAAAATGCCAGCTCCAATTGATGGGCGCACGAGAGGGTAGTCTTGAAGTAGCTCAAAACCTTTAGAGAAAATAGACGCTACTTTTTCTGTTGGTGCTGCATACCAACCATAAACAACATTTGCCTTGCCTCGAGAAGCTTTTGTAGTTTCAATTAGATTCTCAAAAGCATTCCAACGACCTCTTCCATAGGTCCCTGAGATTTGAAATTCATGAATGCATGTGACAGTGGCATGAGGATCAATCTTCATAATGTTCGACATGAACAAGTTGTTTGCATATCTGTACGTCTTGTCATTCTTCCTCAATATATTTGCATTGGGAAATTTTGAGGTTTCAACAATTTCATTTTGGTTGGTACCACCACCACCATCGGTAACAGCATCttcttcaaattcaattttcttctttttaccTTTCTTATCATTTTCATCTTCAGTATGAACTATTACTTTAGACTGCGAAAAATCGCTATCAAAAAATCTTCTAGGAAAAAAAGGTTTACCTTTTTCATCGATCCATGCAATGGATCGATAATTCCGTGAAGAGATATGGATTTGTAACATTCTTAAAAAGTCAAAGGCATAGAAATAACCTTGTATTTTAAGGGGTAGAATTGTCTTTCCACTTACAAAGCCACGGCATAATGAGTCCAACACTTCTCCTTTAAAATCATTCCAAGAGTTGTTTAGGTAAAACATGATTCTCACTGGTACCTCACTACGCACAAAGTTTTGACCATTTTGGAGGATAAACTCGTCTGAACAATTTTGATGGTCTGGAATTAAGTCTGCAANNNNNNNNNNNNNNNNNNNNNNNNNNNNNNNNNNNNNNNNNNNNNNNNNNNNNNNNNNNNNNNNNNNNNNNNNNNNNNNNNNNNNNNNNNNNNNNNNNNNNNNNNNNNNNNNNNNNNNNNNNNNNNNNNNNNNNNNNNNNNNNNNNNNNNNNNNNNNNNNNNNNNNNNNNNNNNNNNNNNNNNNNNNNNNNNNNNNNAATGCCGAGAAGATGGAGGCGGTGGTTCTGCCATTGTTTTTTGAATCTTTGCACGATGGTGTAGTGGCATTCGTCGTAAGCTAGTTGTGTTATATAGAGGAATTGTGAATGAGAAAGTTCAATGAATTATTCATCATCATTTTTCAATAAGgggtttttatttttcattgataaaaCATACATGtatatctatatttttaatgttaaagGGGAAAAGATACATAAATACACTCTTTTAATATACAAAGGTTGACCATTTAacgtaaaataataaaaaaacatttatggtgttttaatatatatatgtgaaataaattaaagtatttaaataattatggtATTTCCATTATAAAAAAGTTGACATTCTTTAacgtaaaataataaaaaagttcaTAATTACAAcacttaaaatatttctttttataaatggtaatcttattttttctctctgtttaaattttttttatgataaattgaGTTTCGCCTATTATCTTTTTCTAACACAGGTTcaagtaattt from Cicer arietinum cultivar CDC Frontier isolate Library 1 chromosome 5, Cicar.CDCFrontier_v2.0, whole genome shotgun sequence carries:
- the LOC101515246 gene encoding inactive poly [ADP-ribose] polymerase RCD1-like — protein: MFYLNNSWNDFKGEVLDSLCRGFVSGKTILPLKIQGYFYAFDFLRMLQIHISSRNYRSIAWIDEKGKPFFPRRFFDSDFSQSKVIVHTEDENDKKGKKKKIEFEEDAVTDGGGGTNQNEIVETSKFPNANILRKNDKTYRYANNLFMSNIMKIDPHATVTCIHEFQISGTYGRGRWNAFENLIETTKASRGKANVVYGWYAAPTEKVASIFSKGFELLQDYPLVRPSIGAGIFLADLESPQYRYLLHRLHFYFCLNQMFYLPLQ